TTCCAGGACAGGATGAACCCCAGCACAGCCGCCGCCATAATTCCTGGCGCGGCGACCGGCAGAACCACACGCCAGAACGCCCCCCAGCGGGTGGCGCCATCGGTCATAGCTGCGCCCTCCAGATCCTCGGGGATCGACTCGAAAAACCCCATCAGGATCCAGGTCAGGAAAGGCAGATTGATCGCGGAATAGACCAGCACGAGGCCGGTCAGCGAATTGGTGAGGCCGGTGACGCGGTACAGCATGAAAACCGGCAGCGCGAGCGCCACCGGCGGCAGCATCTGGCTTGCCAGCGTGGCGAAACGGGCAAAGCGCCCACCGGTGCGGAACCGCGCAAAGGCATAGCCCGTCATGGCGGCCAGAGGCATCGTCAGCACCACGGAAAGCAGGGCGACAATCAGGGAATTCATGTAGTTGCGGCCGAAATTTTTCTCGGCAAACAGCGCCCGGTAATTGTCCAGCGTGACTGCGGGGAAAACCTCTCTCGAATAAGAGGCATGTTCCGGCACAAGCGAGGTGCGAAATACCCACAGGATCGGCAAAAGCACAATCAGGCAGGCCAGGATCAGCCCCAGATGCGACAACGCGCGGCGTATCATGGCGCAGCCCGCCTTGGCCAGGCCTTGCCATCCGAGGCACGGAAGAGATGCATCTGCGCCATATCGGCGTGCAGTGTGACCTGATCGCCGAAGGCCGGCAGGAAATGGCGCCCGGTGCGCGCTGAAATCGCAACGCCTCCTGCCGTCTCGATGCCGATCAGGTTTTCGGCACCAAGCGCTTCGCGCACCACGACCCTGCCGGTGACCGGCAAAGTGCCGGCAGAGGGTTCCGACAGGACATCCTCTGCCCGCAGCCCCAGAATGGCCGGTTCCTGCGCGGCACTTGCATAAAGCGCGGCCTGGGCCGGCGGCAGCGCGCCCTCAAGAGGTCCGGCTTTCAGCACGAGCTCTGTGCCATGGAGGGTCAGGCTGGCCGGGATAAGGTTCATCGCAGGTGACGCAAGGAACTGCGCCACGAATGTATTGGCCGGGTTGGCATAGACCTCAAGCGGCGGGCCGACCTGTTCGATATGGCCATCACGCATGATACAGATGCGGTCACCCATGGTCATGGCCTCGACATGGTCATGGGTGACAAACACCATGGTCTTACCAAGACGGCGATGAAGTTTCACCAGCTCCTGGCGCATCTCACCGCGCAGCTTGGCGTCGAGATTGGACAATGGCT
Above is a genomic segment from Rhodobacter sp. 24-YEA-8 containing:
- a CDS encoding carbohydrate ABC transporter permease; the protein is MIRRALSHLGLILACLIVLLPILWVFRTSLVPEHASYSREVFPAVTLDNYRALFAEKNFGRNYMNSLIVALLSVVLTMPLAAMTGYAFARFRTGGRFARFATLASQMLPPVALALPVFMLYRVTGLTNSLTGLVLVYSAINLPFLTWILMGFFESIPEDLEGAAMTDGATRWGAFWRVVLPVAAPGIMAAAVLGFILSWNEFLFALILGGSKTATVPVALAALQTSNGVQISQVSAGVSLAILPLLIAVRFIQKYLVQGLSFGSVK
- a CDS encoding ABC transporter ATP-binding protein, which translates into the protein MTAITLDNISRDYGSGVFGVREVSLTIGEGEFMVLLGPSGCGKSTTLRMIAGLEEVTSGRIRISTRDVTELAPRDRNVAVVFQSYALYPHMSVRENMRFGMKMRGTPVAEQDRRIAEAAAILGLEPYLDRRPGALSGGQRQRVALGRAMVREPDAFLMDEPLSNLDAKLRGEMRQELVKLHRRLGKTMVFVTHDHVEAMTMGDRICIMRDGHIEQVGPPLEVYANPANTFVAQFLASPAMNLIPASLTLHGTELVLKAGPLEGALPPAQAALYASAAQEPAILGLRAEDVLSEPSAGTLPVTGRVVVREALGAENLIGIETAGGVAISARTGRHFLPAFGDQVTLHADMAQMHLFRASDGKAWPRRAAP